In one Bacillus thuringiensis genomic region, the following are encoded:
- a CDS encoding RNA-guided endonuclease InsQ/TnpB family protein: MTKENPSNYKTLQIWIKKGHRMYSYFQECCHNAKNMYNTTNFYIRQVYTGLTQEKELQPLQKEVLDNIHKNIGKMNDTQLLAYQKKLEKENLKPKEEQKEIKCNLFSEPNFEKPYVDYNFLDALFKAMIQNDYRALPTQCSQSIMKCLFQNWKSFFASLKDYKKNPNKYAGMPRIPKYIRSSEKEILYTNQDCIIKNGRFLKFPKTKLQLNIGKLGFTEGKLKQVRVIPKYNEYVVELVIDVPSEQQMIEENARYMSIDLGIDNLATIVTNTGMKPVLVKGKHVKSINQYYNKMRSHFTSILRNGKQTNKGPFTSKRIEKLHQKRYLKIKDVFHKVSHHIVKLAQEEEVCKIVIGQNKSWKQETNMGKRNNQSFCYIPHNLLIQMITYKANAVGIQVVVTEESYTSKASFLDNDFIPTYGENDQNTTFSGKRIERGIYRSANKTLINADVNAAANILRKVIPNAWTNGIEGLGVKQLANVLTPLTLIIH; this comes from the coding sequence GGCATCGTATGTATTCTTATTTTCAAGAATGTTGTCATAATGCTAAGAACATGTACAACACCACAAACTTTTATATACGTCAGGTGTACACTGGATTAACACAAGAAAAAGAGTTGCAGCCTTTGCAAAAAGAAGTTCTGGATAATATTCATAAAAATATTGGTAAGATGAATGACACACAACTTCTTGCCTATCAGAAGAAATTGGAAAAAGAGAATTTAAAGCCTAAAGAAGAACAGAAAGAGATTAAATGTAATTTGTTTTCAGAACCTAATTTTGAAAAACCTTATGTAGATTACAACTTTCTAGATGCACTATTTAAGGCTATGATTCAAAATGATTATCGAGCTTTGCCTACGCAATGTAGCCAGTCAATCATGAAATGTTTGTTCCAAAATTGGAAATCTTTTTTTGCTAGTTTAAAAGACTATAAAAAGAATCCAAACAAATATGCTGGAATGCCTAGGATTCCAAAGTATATTCGTTCTTCTGAAAAAGAGATTCTGTATACAAACCAAGATTGCATCATTAAAAACGGTAGATTTTTAAAGTTTCCAAAGACGAAATTGCAATTAAATATTGGGAAACTAGGTTTCACTGAAGGTAAACTGAAACAAGTTCGTGTGATTCCAAAATACAATGAATATGTAGTGGAATTGGTAATTGATGTTCCTTCTGAACAACAAATGATTGAAGAGAATGCTCGTTATATGAGTATTGATTTAGGGATTGATAACCTTGCAACCATCGTAACAAACACAGGTATGAAACCTGTCCTTGTTAAGGGCAAACATGTCAAAAGCATAAATCAATATTACAATAAAATGAGGAGTCATTTTACAAGTATTCTTAGAAATGGAAAACAAACTAATAAAGGACCTTTTACTTCTAAAAGGATAGAAAAACTTCATCAAAAACGTTACTTGAAAATAAAAGATGTCTTCCATAAAGTTAGTCACCACATCGTAAAACTAGCTCAAGAAGAAGAAGTTTGTAAAATCGTTATTGGTCAAAACAAAAGTTGGAAACAAGAAACGAATATGGGAAAAAGAAATAACCAATCGTTTTGTTATATCCCGCATAATTTACTGATTCAAATGATTACATACAAAGCAAATGCTGTAGGCATTCAAGTTGTTGTAACTGAAGAATCATATACATCGAAAGCAAGTTTTCTGGATAACGACTTCATTCCAACGTATGGAGAAAATGACCAAAATACAACTTTTTCAGGAAAACGAATAGAGCGCGGCATATATCGTTCAGCAAATAAAACTTTAATTAATGCAGATGTAAATGCTGCGGCTAACATTTTACGAAAAGTAATCCCAAATGCATGGACAAATGGGATAGAGGGGTTAGGCGTGAAACAGCTCGCTAATGTGTTAACTCCCCTGACGTTAATCATCCATTAG
- a CDS encoding GNAT family N-acetyltransferase has translation MEIRLLTTEDAEIYLKVCMEGLTKNPEAFSSSYEDVLKHENPVAAMAKRLSNPDKYTLGVFKDNDLIGIATLETKPFIKQEHKAKIGSVFVSPKARGLGAGRALIKAIIENADKLHVEQLMLDVVVGNDAAKKLYESLGFQTYGVQERSLKHNGQYWDEEHMVLFLND, from the coding sequence ATGGAAATTCGCTTATTAACAACAGAGGACGCAGAAATATATTTAAAAGTTTGTATGGAAGGTTTAACGAAGAATCCGGAAGCTTTTAGCTCTTCTTATGAAGATGTTCTTAAACATGAAAATCCTGTGGCTGCTATGGCTAAACGATTAAGCAATCCGGATAAGTATACTCTAGGTGTCTTCAAAGATAATGATTTAATTGGTATCGCTACTTTAGAAACAAAACCATTTATTAAACAAGAACATAAAGCAAAAATTGGCTCCGTTTTTGTTTCTCCAAAAGCACGTGGTCTCGGAGCAGGACGAGCTCTAATTAAAGCAATTATTGAAAATGCCGATAAATTACATGTAGAACAACTTATGCTCGATGTTGTAGTTGGTAACGATGCAGCAAAAAAATTATATGAGTCATTAGGTTTCCAAACTTACGGCGTACAAGAGCGTTCATTAAAACATAACGGTCAATATTGGGACGAGGAACATATGGTTCTGTTCTTAAATGATTAA
- the fdhD gene encoding formate dehydrogenase accessory sulfurtransferase FdhD, whose product MGPTQETYTIVRYQSGTFSKQLDEIVTESPITIKLNGEEYVTVVCTPNYIEDMVIGFLISEGIISSYKDVEELWVQKDNGIVHVKSSKVNPLYQTLYNKRYITSCCGKGRQGFIFVNDAAKAKDLHDIHVKITPEECFYLMNTLQQSSTTFRQTGGVHNTALCDRNNILLSRMDIGRHNALDKIYGHCLRNDISIKGKIIAFSGRISSEILLKVSKIGCEIVLSKSAPTKLALQLAHDLGITVVGFIRNESCNIYTHPKRIDGYQSNV is encoded by the coding sequence ATGGGGCCTACGCAAGAGACTTATACAATTGTACGCTATCAATCTGGTACATTTTCAAAACAGCTTGATGAGATTGTTACAGAATCTCCTATTACTATTAAGTTGAATGGTGAAGAATATGTAACAGTCGTATGCACACCAAATTATATTGAAGATATGGTAATTGGTTTTTTAATTTCTGAGGGGATTATTTCTTCCTATAAAGATGTTGAAGAACTATGGGTTCAAAAAGATAACGGAATTGTCCATGTAAAATCATCAAAAGTGAATCCGCTCTATCAAACTTTATATAATAAACGATACATCACTTCTTGCTGCGGAAAAGGTAGACAAGGTTTTATTTTCGTAAACGACGCAGCAAAAGCAAAAGACTTACATGATATACATGTAAAAATTACTCCTGAAGAATGCTTTTACTTAATGAATACTTTACAACAATCTTCCACTACCTTTCGCCAAACTGGTGGTGTTCACAATACCGCGCTATGTGATCGAAACAATATCCTCCTATCAAGAATGGATATTGGAAGACATAATGCATTAGATAAAATATATGGTCATTGTTTGCGTAACGATATATCGATTAAAGGAAAAATCATCGCATTTAGCGGACGTATTTCATCCGAAATTTTACTCAAAGTTTCAAAAATCGGATGTGAAATTGTTCTATCTAAATCCGCTCCAACAAAACTGGCATTGCAACTTGCCCATGATTTAGGCATTACAGTCGTAGGGTTTATTAGAAATGAATCTTGTAATATTTACACACATCCAAAACGAATTGATGGCTATCAATCCAATGTTTAA
- the fdhF gene encoding formate dehydrogenase subunit alpha, with amino-acid sequence MAEQTVRVTVDGKEFSASGEKTILQLFNESNLEHPQICHVPEVDPIQTCDTCIVEVNGKLMRACSTKLENGMHIERQSQRAKEAQTEAMDRILENHLLYCTVCDNNNGNCKVHNTVHMMGIEEQKYPYEPKVSACEVDMSHPFYRYDPNQCIACGQCVEVCQNLQVNETISIDWRLDRPRVIWDNGVSINDSSCVSCGQCVTVCPCNALMEKTMLGEAGFMTGLKPDVLDPMIDFVKDVEPGYSSILAVSEVEAAMRKTKVNKTKTVCTFCGVGCSFEVWTKDRHILKVQPVSDAPVNGISTCVKGKFGWDFVNSEDRITKPLIRQGDMFVEASWEEALEVVASNMQHIKSEYGSDAFGFISSSKVTNEENYLMQKLARQIYGTNNVDNCSRYCQSPATDGLFKTVGMGGDAGTVKDIAEAGLVIIVGANPTEGHPVLATRVKRAHKLHDQKLIVADLRKHEMAERADLFIHPRQGTDYVWLAGITKYIIDQDWHDKKFIAENVKNFDEYNKMVEKYTLDYTEEITGISKENLKEMARMVYEADGTCVLWGMGVTQNTGGSTTSAAISNLLLVTGNYRRPGAGAYPLRGHNNVQGACDMATLPNWLPGYQAVSDDALRAKFEKAYGTTIPKAPGLNNIAMLLAADEGKLRGMYVMGEEMALVDSNANHVQHILANLDFLVVQDMFLSKTARFADVILPAAPSLEKEGTFTNTERRIQRLYEVLKPLGDSKPDWWILQKVARALGGDWNYESPSEIMDEIASLAPLYSQATYDHLEGWNSLCWGSHDGSDTPLLYVDGFNFPDKLARLSLDEWVPPVVAPDEYDLLLNNGRMLEHFHEGNMTNKSAGILSKVSEVFVEISPELALERNVKDGGLVELASPFGKIKVQALVTDRVTGKELYLPMHATVNEEAINILTGTATDLYTCTPAYKQTMVKMRVLREKGNRPLPSSNPRDKKRNPQNGVEIEQKWQRKQYVSLVD; translated from the coding sequence ATGGCAGAACAGACAGTCCGTGTAACCGTCGATGGTAAAGAATTTTCTGCATCAGGTGAAAAGACGATACTACAATTATTTAACGAGAGTAATTTGGAACATCCTCAAATTTGTCATGTACCAGAAGTAGATCCAATTCAAACTTGTGATACGTGTATTGTAGAAGTAAATGGGAAGTTAATGCGTGCTTGTTCAACGAAATTAGAGAATGGTATGCATATTGAAAGACAGTCCCAGCGTGCAAAAGAGGCACAGACTGAGGCAATGGATCGGATATTAGAGAATCATTTATTGTATTGTACTGTTTGTGATAACAATAATGGTAACTGTAAAGTCCACAATACAGTACATATGATGGGGATTGAGGAACAGAAATATCCGTATGAGCCGAAAGTAAGTGCGTGTGAAGTGGATATGTCACATCCATTTTATCGATATGATCCAAATCAATGTATTGCTTGTGGGCAGTGTGTAGAAGTATGTCAAAACTTACAAGTGAATGAAACTATATCGATTGATTGGAGATTAGACCGTCCACGTGTTATATGGGACAATGGTGTAAGTATAAATGACTCATCTTGTGTAAGTTGTGGGCAGTGTGTAACAGTATGTCCATGTAATGCGTTAATGGAAAAAACAATGCTGGGTGAAGCTGGATTCATGACAGGATTGAAACCGGATGTGTTAGATCCGATGATTGATTTTGTAAAGGATGTAGAACCTGGATATAGTAGTATTTTAGCAGTTTCAGAAGTAGAGGCTGCGATGCGTAAGACGAAAGTGAATAAAACAAAAACAGTTTGTACATTTTGTGGTGTAGGTTGTTCATTTGAAGTATGGACGAAAGACCGCCACATTTTGAAAGTACAGCCTGTTTCAGATGCGCCGGTTAACGGTATTTCCACATGTGTAAAAGGCAAATTTGGATGGGATTTTGTAAATAGTGAAGATCGCATTACGAAGCCATTAATTCGCCAAGGAGATATGTTTGTTGAAGCTTCATGGGAAGAGGCTCTTGAAGTTGTTGCATCCAATATGCAGCATATTAAATCAGAATATGGAAGTGATGCATTTGGATTTATTTCTTCTTCGAAAGTAACGAATGAAGAAAATTATCTTATGCAAAAACTAGCCCGTCAAATATATGGAACGAATAATGTAGACAACTGTTCCCGTTATTGTCAATCTCCAGCAACAGACGGTTTATTTAAAACTGTCGGTATGGGCGGGGACGCTGGAACAGTGAAAGATATTGCGGAAGCAGGCCTTGTCATTATCGTTGGAGCAAATCCAACAGAAGGACATCCTGTACTTGCAACGCGTGTAAAACGTGCACATAAATTACATGACCAAAAATTAATTGTGGCGGACCTTCGTAAACATGAAATGGCAGAGCGTGCGGATTTATTTATTCATCCTCGCCAAGGAACTGATTACGTATGGCTCGCTGGTATTACGAAATATATTATTGATCAAGATTGGCACGATAAAAAGTTCATAGCTGAAAATGTGAAGAATTTTGATGAATATAACAAAATGGTAGAAAAGTATACGCTTGATTATACAGAAGAAATTACAGGGATTTCGAAAGAAAATCTGAAAGAAATGGCTCGTATGGTATATGAAGCAGATGGTACTTGTGTGCTTTGGGGAATGGGTGTAACGCAAAATACGGGAGGAAGTACAACTTCAGCAGCAATTTCAAATCTATTGCTTGTTACGGGTAACTATCGTCGTCCTGGTGCAGGAGCATACCCATTACGCGGACATAATAACGTACAAGGCGCTTGTGATATGGCAACATTACCAAACTGGCTTCCGGGTTACCAAGCGGTTTCAGATGATGCGCTCCGTGCGAAATTTGAAAAAGCATACGGTACTACAATTCCGAAAGCACCAGGCTTAAATAATATTGCAATGTTACTTGCGGCAGATGAAGGAAAACTGCGTGGTATGTATGTTATGGGTGAAGAAATGGCTTTAGTAGATTCGAATGCCAACCACGTACAACATATTTTAGCGAATTTAGATTTCCTCGTTGTTCAAGATATGTTCTTATCGAAAACAGCTCGTTTTGCTGATGTTATTTTACCGGCAGCACCAAGCTTAGAAAAAGAGGGAACATTTACGAATACAGAGCGCCGTATTCAAAGATTATATGAAGTATTGAAGCCGCTTGGTGATTCAAAGCCAGACTGGTGGATTTTACAAAAAGTAGCTCGTGCACTTGGCGGGGACTGGAATTATGAAAGTCCAAGTGAAATCATGGATGAAATTGCATCGCTTGCACCTTTATATTCTCAGGCAACATACGATCATTTAGAAGGATGGAATAGTTTATGTTGGGGTAGCCATGATGGCAGTGATACACCGCTATTATATGTGGACGGATTTAACTTCCCGGATAAACTAGCTCGTCTATCATTAGATGAATGGGTACCACCAGTTGTAGCACCAGATGAGTATGATTTACTTTTAAATAATGGTCGTATGTTAGAACATTTCCATGAAGGGAATATGACGAATAAATCGGCTGGTATTTTATCTAAAGTATCTGAAGTATTCGTTGAAATCTCGCCGGAACTTGCCCTAGAGCGCAATGTGAAAGATGGTGGTCTTGTAGAATTAGCATCACCATTTGGGAAAATTAAAGTACAGGCACTTGTTACAGATCGTGTAACGGGGAAAGAGCTATATTTACCGATGCATGCAACGGTAAATGAAGAGGCAATCAATATTTTAACTGGAACGGCGACAGATCTTTATACGTGTACACCAGCGTACAAACAAACGATGGTAAAGATGCGTGTACTACGTGAAAAAGGGAATCGTCCGTTACCATCTTCAAACCCGAGAGATAAAAAGCGTAATCCGCAAAACGGTGTTGAAATCGAGCAAAAATGGCAAAGAAAACAATACGTATCACTTGTGGACTAG
- a CDS encoding DUF1641 domain-containing protein, whose product MAKEITVIKKKVVTEEEQKQQVADELLNELSNNREAVEETMQLLAQLQKAGILDAAISLLAAKEDVSKIAVEQLNREPVKNALNNMMGAGEVLSSVDPEITKQITSSLVTGLQFATDELNSGKKTKVMDFFKVLKDPDINRAITFGFSFLKAFGQGLEKK is encoded by the coding sequence GTGGCGAAAGAAATTACTGTAATTAAAAAGAAAGTGGTAACAGAAGAAGAACAGAAACAGCAAGTAGCAGATGAACTTCTAAATGAGCTATCTAATAATCGTGAAGCAGTAGAAGAAACGATGCAGCTTTTAGCACAGTTGCAGAAGGCTGGTATATTAGATGCGGCAATTAGTTTACTTGCTGCGAAGGAAGATGTTTCAAAAATCGCTGTGGAGCAATTAAATCGTGAACCCGTTAAAAATGCGTTAAATAATATGATGGGGGCAGGAGAAGTGTTATCTTCAGTTGACCCAGAAATAACGAAGCAAATTACGTCAAGTTTAGTTACAGGATTGCAATTTGCAACAGACGAATTAAATAGTGGTAAAAAAACAAAAGTGATGGATTTCTTTAAAGTATTAAAAGATCCAGATATCAATAGAGCTATTACATTCGGTTTTAGCTTCTTGAAAGCGTTTGGACAAGGGTTAGAGAAAAAATAG
- a CDS encoding glycerophosphodiester phosphodiesterase, with protein sequence MQHRKKLSIPGVIGHSFQTVKFAFWNVLTFQLAYKLLAAIVFVPLFGIIFNKLLYFGGYANATNDELLAFLKTPYGILAIVILSLLALFLIFTEFAVLIIISYFAHKRQKVKLRPILYKTVTYLPTLFTYCLPGFILYAVVLLPLLNMGYETALIPQIQIPNFITGELFKTTMGQVGYYTFFAVVAYLNLRWIFVLPIVVLEQKPFRVAARKSATLVKESFFKVLFFLVGFFISIGIVYVVFLGIYLLCLWGVYEFTNPKGTFALLAESTISVFLTSTLYLFSFIVTPFYIMAITRLYLQKVPVEDVLLEEGLDYSKTKADKCFFQKHRWKFIGVYIVGIITAGMVVAFIVTFISNSYKEPIIMAHRGYISKGVENTKEAVQGAIDAKADYAEIDVLQTKDGELAVIHDLKLKRLANANVHVSDLTMAELRQLTLSQDGLSGQISTLDEIIKLANGKIKLNIEVKLHGGEKDFVNKVLKTIKDNEFEKQCVIQTLHYPLIKEFKRANSDIKVGYILYASRANLKNVKADFYVAEEYMLNKKLVKEARKLNKPIYVWTVNDMESLKGYYKLNVDGIITDYPEDARETIKMLKEQEAEESDLFDKITETTDDLFSKLFISYPAAS encoded by the coding sequence ATGCAACACCGTAAAAAACTATCTATACCAGGAGTAATAGGACATTCCTTTCAAACAGTTAAATTTGCTTTTTGGAATGTATTAACCTTTCAACTCGCTTATAAATTATTAGCAGCGATTGTGTTTGTTCCACTATTTGGAATCATTTTTAATAAGTTATTGTATTTTGGTGGTTATGCAAATGCGACAAATGATGAATTATTAGCGTTTTTAAAGACGCCTTATGGGATCTTAGCAATCGTAATTTTATCATTGTTAGCACTGTTTCTTATCTTTACAGAATTTGCGGTGCTTATTATTATTTCGTATTTCGCTCATAAAAGACAGAAGGTGAAATTACGTCCGATTTTATATAAAACGGTAACGTATTTACCTACTCTTTTCACATATTGCTTACCAGGATTTATTTTATATGCTGTCGTATTGTTGCCTCTTTTAAATATGGGATATGAAACGGCATTAATCCCACAAATTCAAATTCCTAACTTTATTACAGGAGAACTGTTTAAGACAACGATGGGACAAGTTGGTTATTACACGTTCTTTGCTGTAGTCGCGTATTTGAATCTTCGATGGATTTTCGTTCTACCTATTGTTGTTTTAGAGCAAAAACCATTTCGCGTGGCAGCACGTAAAAGTGCAACTTTAGTAAAGGAAAGCTTTTTTAAAGTACTATTCTTTTTAGTAGGGTTTTTTATTTCAATTGGAATTGTATATGTCGTGTTTTTGGGAATATATTTATTGTGCTTATGGGGTGTTTATGAATTTACAAACCCGAAAGGAACATTTGCATTATTAGCTGAATCAACGATTTCTGTATTTTTAACGAGCACATTGTATTTATTCAGCTTTATCGTGACGCCATTTTATATTATGGCGATTACGCGATTATACTTACAAAAGGTACCGGTTGAGGATGTTTTATTAGAAGAAGGATTAGATTATTCGAAAACGAAAGCAGATAAATGTTTTTTCCAAAAACATCGTTGGAAATTTATTGGTGTATATATTGTAGGAATTATTACTGCGGGAATGGTCGTTGCCTTCATTGTAACGTTTATTTCAAATTCGTATAAAGAACCGATTATTATGGCGCACCGCGGGTATATATCAAAAGGTGTAGAAAATACGAAAGAAGCTGTGCAAGGTGCTATTGATGCAAAAGCAGACTACGCTGAAATAGATGTATTACAAACGAAAGACGGTGAACTAGCGGTTATACATGATTTGAAGCTGAAACGTCTCGCAAATGCCAATGTGCATGTGTCAGATTTAACGATGGCTGAGTTAAGGCAGCTTACCCTTAGTCAAGATGGACTTTCAGGACAAATAAGTACACTTGATGAAATCATTAAGCTAGCAAATGGCAAAATCAAACTTAATATAGAAGTGAAGCTTCATGGGGGCGAAAAAGATTTTGTAAACAAAGTCTTAAAAACGATTAAAGATAATGAATTTGAGAAACAATGTGTAATTCAAACGTTACATTACCCGCTTATTAAAGAGTTTAAGCGTGCAAATTCAGATATAAAAGTCGGATATATACTGTATGCAAGTAGAGCCAACTTAAAGAATGTGAAGGCTGACTTTTACGTAGCAGAAGAATATATGTTAAATAAGAAGCTAGTAAAAGAAGCAAGGAAGTTAAACAAGCCAATTTACGTATGGACGGTAAATGATATGGAAAGTTTAAAGGGATATTATAAATTAAACGTAGATGGTATCATTACCGACTATCCTGAAGATGCACGTGAAACAATTAAGATGTTAAAAGAGCAAGAAGCGGAAGAAAGTGATCTGTTTGATAAAATTACTGAAACGACAGACGATTTATTTTCTAAGTTATTTATAAGTTACCCAGCTGCTAGCTAA
- the ald gene encoding alanine dehydrogenase → MRIGVPAEIKNNENRVAMTPAGVVHLIRNNHEVFIQKGAGLGSGFTDAQYVEAGAKIVDTAEEAWNMEMVMKVKEPIESEYKHFSEGLILFTYLHLAPEPELTKALIEKKVVSIAYETVQLENRSLPLLAPMSEVAGRMAAQIGAQFLEKNKGGKGILLAGVPGVKRGKVTIIGGGQAGTNAAKIAVGLGADVTIIDLSAERLRQLDDIFGNQVKTLMSNPYNIAEAVKESDLVIGAVLIPGAKAPKLVTEEMIKSMEPGSVVVDIAIDQGGIFETTDRITTHDNPTYEKHGVVHYAVANMPGAVPRTSTLALTNVTVPYAVQIANKGYKEACLGNSALLKGINTLDGYVTFEAVAEAHGVEYKGAKELLEAETVSC, encoded by the coding sequence ATGCGTATTGGGGTACCAGCAGAAATTAAAAACAACGAAAACCGTGTGGCAATGACACCAGCAGGTGTTGTACATTTAATTCGTAACAATCACGAAGTATTCATTCAAAAGGGTGCAGGTTTAGGATCTGGTTTCACAGATGCTCAGTATGTTGAAGCAGGAGCAAAAATTGTTGATACAGCTGAAGAAGCTTGGAACATGGAAATGGTTATGAAAGTTAAGGAACCAATTGAAAGCGAATACAAACACTTCAGCGAAGGTTTAATCTTATTCACATACTTACACTTAGCTCCAGAACCAGAATTAACAAAAGCATTAATCGAAAAGAAAGTTGTTTCTATTGCATATGAAACAGTACAATTAGAAAACCGTTCTCTACCATTACTTGCACCTATGAGTGAAGTAGCTGGTCGTATGGCTGCACAAATTGGTGCACAATTCCTTGAGAAAAACAAAGGCGGTAAAGGTATCTTACTTGCAGGTGTTCCAGGGGTTAAACGTGGTAAAGTAACAATCATCGGTGGTGGACAAGCTGGTACAAATGCTGCTAAAATTGCAGTTGGACTAGGTGCGGATGTAACAATCATCGACTTAAGTGCAGAACGTCTTCGTCAATTAGATGACATTTTCGGAAACCAAGTAAAAACTTTAATGTCTAATCCTTACAATATTGCAGAAGCTGTAAAAGAGTCTGATCTTGTAATCGGTGCAGTATTAATCCCAGGTGCAAAAGCGCCAAAACTTGTAACAGAAGAAATGATTAAATCAATGGAACCAGGTTCTGTTGTTGTAGATATCGCGATTGACCAAGGTGGTATTTTCGAAACAACTGACCGTATTACAACTCATGATAACCCAACTTACGAAAAACACGGCGTTGTTCATTATGCAGTTGCAAACATGCCAGGTGCGGTTCCACGTACATCAACTCTTGCATTAACAAACGTAACAGTACCATATGCAGTACAAATTGCTAACAAAGGCTACAAAGAAGCTTGCCTAGGCAACTCTGCATTACTAAAAGGTATTAACACATTAGATGGCTATGTAACATTCGAAGCAGTTGCAGAAGCTCACGGTGTAGAGTACAAAGGTGCTAAAGAATTATTAGAAGCAGAAACAGTATCTTGCTAA
- a CDS encoding amino acid permease, protein MANLFKKKSVTQLLGESKSKTLTKTLGAFDLTMLGIGAIIGTGVLVLTGLVAARDAGPAVIFSFMIAAIVCGFAALCYAEVASTLPVSGSVYTYSYATIGEFVAHLMGWTLLSVYVVTTAAVAGGWTGYFHNLVSGLGLEIPKALLTIPSQGGMVNLPAVIVTLVITWLLSRGTKESKRVNNIMVLIKIGIVVLFIAVGVFYVKPENWIPFAPYGLSGVFAGGAAVFFAFLGFDALATSAEEVKNPQRDLPIGIIASLVICTIIYVVVCLVMTGMVSYKELDVPEAMAYVLEVVGQDKVAGIIAIGAVIGIMAVIFAYIYATTRVFFAMSRDGLLPESFAKINKKTEAPTFTVWLTGIGSALIAGFIDLKELSNLANIGALLTFAMVGVSVIILRKTHPKLQRGFMVPLVPILPIISIACCLFLMVNLPLKTWMYFGVWLAIGVVVYFVYSKKHSHLKDDGSSQDNLEQAN, encoded by the coding sequence GTGGCCAACCTATTTAAAAAGAAATCCGTTACGCAATTGTTAGGGGAAAGTAAAAGTAAAACTTTGACGAAAACGCTAGGGGCATTTGACCTAACAATGCTAGGGATTGGTGCGATAATTGGTACAGGAGTTCTAGTATTAACTGGATTAGTAGCAGCAAGAGATGCTGGTCCAGCAGTTATTTTTTCATTTATGATTGCAGCCATCGTTTGTGGATTTGCAGCATTATGTTACGCAGAGGTTGCTTCTACACTTCCTGTTTCAGGTAGTGTGTACACATACTCATATGCAACAATTGGTGAGTTTGTAGCTCATTTAATGGGATGGACATTACTATCCGTATATGTTGTAACGACTGCCGCAGTAGCTGGCGGATGGACTGGTTACTTCCATAACTTAGTGAGTGGATTAGGGCTTGAAATTCCAAAAGCACTGCTAACGATTCCGTCTCAAGGTGGTATGGTGAATTTACCAGCAGTTATCGTTACATTAGTTATCACTTGGTTATTATCAAGAGGTACGAAAGAAAGTAAACGTGTGAATAACATAATGGTATTAATTAAAATTGGTATCGTTGTTTTATTCATTGCAGTTGGTGTATTCTACGTGAAACCAGAAAACTGGATACCATTTGCACCGTACGGTTTAAGTGGAGTTTTCGCGGGGGGAGCAGCAGTATTCTTTGCTTTCTTAGGATTTGATGCATTAGCAACTTCTGCTGAAGAGGTAAAAAATCCGCAACGTGATTTACCGATTGGTATTATCGCTTCGTTAGTCATTTGTACAATCATTTATGTTGTAGTTTGTCTCGTTATGACGGGTATGGTTTCTTATAAAGAGCTAGATGTACCGGAAGCGATGGCGTATGTGTTAGAAGTTGTAGGACAAGATAAAGTAGCTGGTATAATCGCAATTGGAGCTGTAATTGGTATTATGGCAGTAATCTTTGCTTACATTTATGCAACGACACGTGTATTCTTCGCTATGAGCCGTGACGGTTTATTGCCAGAATCTTTCGCGAAAATTAATAAAAAGACAGAAGCACCAACATTTACAGTTTGGTTAACAGGAATTGGTAGTGCTTTAATTGCTGGATTTATCGATTTAAAAGAATTGTCAAATTTAGCGAATATTGGAGCGTTGTTAACATTTGCGATGGTTGGTGTGTCAGTTATTATTCTTCGTAAAACACATCCGAAATTACAACGTGGATTTATGGTACCACTTGTACCGATCTTGCCGATTATTTCAATTGCATGTTGTCTATTCTTAATGGTAAACCTACCATTAAAAACATGGATGTACTTCGGTGTTTGGTTAGCAATCGGAGTAGTTGTATACTTTGTTTATTCGAAAAAACATAGTCATTTAAAAGACGATGGAAGTTCGCAGGATAATTTAGAACAAGCTAATTAA